In Devosia sp. XK-2, one DNA window encodes the following:
- a CDS encoding helix-turn-helix domain-containing protein, which translates to MTTLHVGIASYDAMKARTMAIARGDLKPKKSDPTVWFTSVESFAKVLSQRNQALLDLIAKEKPESLAELEELSGRAKSNLSRTLRTMERYGLVELAGGERGRVVPRVRYDRITLDMPVMSQ; encoded by the coding sequence ATGACAACATTGCACGTTGGTATTGCCAGTTACGATGCCATGAAGGCACGCACGATGGCGATTGCGCGCGGCGACCTGAAACCAAAGAAGAGTGATCCGACCGTCTGGTTCACCTCGGTGGAAAGCTTTGCCAAGGTGCTCTCCCAGCGCAATCAGGCTCTTCTCGACCTGATCGCCAAGGAGAAGCCGGAATCCCTTGCAGAGCTCGAAGAGCTTTCAGGCCGCGCCAAATCTAACCTGTCGCGCACGCTTCGCACCATGGAGCGATATGGCCTGGTCGAACTTGCTGGTGGCGAGCGTGGCCGTGTCGTACCGCGCGTTCGGTATGACCGGATTACGCTCGATATGCCGGTGATGTCGCAGTAG
- a CDS encoding recombinase family protein, with product MRKIGYLRVSTEEQRPDRQIDGLRTECDELHIETLSAVSKKRPIYEAVIEKLRPGDMLVVWDLDRAYRSARDALNEFSALDQRGVAFRVVNFPIDARTAEGYYCFTVMSANNELERRILSRRTKEGLAAARARGKILGRPYKLSSDQIAHACREIGSRRITVTEMARQYDVGRWTLTKAMRRHQSTEAT from the coding sequence ATGAGAAAAATCGGATATTTGAGGGTTTCCACCGAGGAGCAGCGGCCGGATAGGCAAATTGACGGCCTTCGGACAGAATGCGATGAACTACACATAGAAACTCTGTCTGCTGTCAGTAAAAAACGCCCGATATATGAGGCAGTTATCGAAAAACTGCGTCCGGGAGACATGTTGGTAGTCTGGGATCTGGACAGAGCCTATCGCTCGGCCAGAGACGCACTAAACGAGTTCAGCGCGCTCGATCAGCGCGGCGTCGCTTTCCGCGTCGTCAACTTCCCCATCGATGCCCGCACCGCCGAGGGGTACTACTGTTTCACTGTCATGTCGGCGAACAACGAGCTGGAGCGCAGGATATTGTCGCGCCGCACCAAGGAAGGGCTGGCGGCCGCACGGGCGCGGGGCAAGATATTGGGACGCCCTTACAAGCTTTCGAGCGATCAAATTGCACATGCCTGCCGCGAGATTGGCTCCAGACGTATCACCGTAACGGAAATGGCGCGCCAATACGATGTCGGTCGGTGGACTCTGACAAAAGCGATGCGCCGCCATCAATCAACCGAAGCGACTTGA
- a CDS encoding DUF6516 family protein, with amino-acid sequence MAGEEPDSSLDTLLDLHGQTLFVDETHWVKFVVRRVEVTPERPHGLNYSLTLHDASGERLVGFDNAHAVSDVKGPGGKGKKRYDHKHRLRTIRPYEYSDAATLLGDFWAEVDAVLREKGVLK; translated from the coding sequence ATGGCTGGAGAAGAACCCGATAGCAGTCTCGACACCTTGCTCGATCTGCATGGTCAGACATTGTTCGTCGACGAGACGCATTGGGTAAAGTTCGTGGTGCGGCGGGTCGAGGTGACACCGGAGCGGCCGCACGGCCTGAACTACTCACTGACCCTGCACGATGCATCCGGTGAGCGGCTTGTCGGTTTCGACAACGCTCATGCCGTGAGCGACGTGAAGGGGCCGGGCGGAAAAGGCAAGAAGCGGTACGACCACAAGCACCGCCTGCGGACGATCCGCCCTTATGAATACAGCGATGCTGCGACCTTGCTCGGGGACTTTTGGGCCGAGGTGGACGCGGTACTACGCGAGAAAGGAGTGCTGAAATGA
- a CDS encoding toll/interleukin-1 receptor domain-containing protein, translated as MNQEIAALRSKEAGEVKKAADAQKKINSALDSARRTTSPSLAKNYLSTAERETRNLQKAQENQSRYSSQAAAKSKTVADLQGKISKEEERERKKAEIAEEKRRRDEQSNRAAEARRRRVADEETARAAQAMQQRITELEEQVAAQLEAKAAATSPFRLVPPEGEVEAFDVFISHASEDKQDFVDDLAKKAREAGLRVWYDRFALTWGDSIRQKIDAGLAGSYFGIVVLSPSFFAKNWTQYELDGLLEKALSGTGRLLPIWHKLSKDEVAKHAPSMVGRLALNTSFLSAEEIVAELKILRDRYRENESSVPEGTTGG; from the coding sequence TTGAACCAGGAAATTGCCGCTCTTCGATCTAAGGAGGCTGGCGAAGTCAAGAAGGCGGCAGACGCCCAAAAAAAGATAAACTCCGCCCTTGACTCCGCGAGGCGCACAACTTCGCCCAGTTTAGCCAAAAATTACCTAAGCACAGCGGAACGCGAGACCAGAAATCTGCAGAAAGCGCAAGAAAATCAGAGCCGTTACTCATCACAGGCCGCTGCCAAATCAAAGACGGTAGCTGATCTGCAAGGTAAGATATCGAAAGAAGAAGAGCGGGAGCGAAAAAAAGCCGAGATTGCTGAAGAAAAGCGCCGCCGTGACGAGCAGTCAAATCGTGCCGCTGAAGCTCGGCGGAGGCGCGTAGCAGACGAAGAGACTGCTCGCGCGGCACAAGCTATGCAGCAACGTATCACAGAGCTTGAAGAGCAGGTTGCCGCGCAGCTAGAGGCCAAAGCAGCAGCAACGTCCCCCTTTCGTCTTGTACCTCCCGAGGGGGAAGTCGAAGCCTTTGATGTCTTCATATCGCACGCATCGGAGGATAAGCAGGATTTCGTCGACGACTTGGCCAAGAAGGCGCGTGAGGCAGGGCTACGAGTGTGGTACGACCGCTTCGCTCTCACATGGGGCGACAGTATCAGACAGAAAATCGATGCTGGTCTAGCTGGCTCGTACTTTGGCATTGTGGTCCTTTCACCATCGTTTTTTGCGAAGAACTGGACCCAGTACGAGCTGGATGGTCTATTGGAGAAGGCCCTTAGCGGCACCGGCAGGCTTCTTCCGATATGGCACAAACTATCGAAGGACGAGGTCGCCAAGCACGCGCCATCCATGGTCGGAAGGCTGGCACTCAATACTAGCTTCTTGTCTGCTGAAGAGATTGTGGCGGAACTCAAGATCTTGCGCGACCGATACCGCGAGAACGAAAGCAGCGTGCCAGAAGGAACTACTGGAGGATAA
- a CDS encoding relaxase/mobilization nuclease domain-containing protein encodes MILKASQRGNGSELAAHLMRMDDNEHVHVHQIRGFVSEDLKGAFKEAEATAKGTKCRQYLFSLSLSPPEDARVSVEGFEEAVGRIEERLGLAGQPRAIVFHEKEGRRHAHCVWSRIDADTMTAKQMSFYKTKLTGISRDLYLENGWSMPRGLENAAERNPTNFSLAEWQQAKRQGIDPRWLKSAVQECWQRSDNRASFESALQDRGFFLAKGDKRGFVLLDHQGDIWFLPKVLDVKTKDVRSRLGSGDELKSVDDTRKVIGERMTPAMRRHVEESRDQFRRRSTLLAQKKEELTQEHRKARADLEGRQAVQWENETRERAARLPKGLRGLWHRITGQYQEVRRANELEAKDTTLRHGQERQAQIDSQREERAALQTEFKQLRSAQAKQLLELREDIGRFLKFTRGRDQSRLLSRDQSLGLRLER; translated from the coding sequence ATGATCCTCAAGGCCTCGCAACGCGGCAACGGCTCCGAGCTGGCCGCCCACCTGATGCGTATGGACGACAACGAGCATGTCCATGTGCATCAAATCCGAGGCTTCGTTTCCGAAGACCTCAAAGGGGCATTCAAGGAAGCCGAGGCAACGGCCAAGGGCACGAAGTGTCGCCAGTATCTGTTTTCCTTGTCATTGAGCCCGCCCGAAGACGCCCGCGTTTCGGTCGAGGGCTTCGAAGAGGCCGTTGGCAGAATTGAGGAGCGGCTCGGCCTTGCCGGACAGCCGCGTGCCATCGTCTTCCACGAAAAGGAAGGTCGCCGCCACGCGCATTGCGTTTGGTCGCGCATCGATGCCGACACCATGACGGCAAAGCAGATGAGCTTTTACAAGACAAAGCTCACGGGGATTTCGCGCGACCTCTATCTGGAAAACGGCTGGTCGATGCCGCGCGGCCTTGAGAATGCTGCCGAACGCAATCCCACCAATTTTTCCCTGGCCGAATGGCAGCAAGCCAAGCGGCAGGGCATCGATCCGCGCTGGCTGAAGTCGGCCGTGCAGGAATGCTGGCAACGCTCCGACAATCGGGCGTCCTTCGAATCCGCTCTGCAAGATCGCGGCTTCTTTCTGGCCAAAGGGGACAAGCGCGGCTTTGTCCTGCTCGATCATCAGGGGGATATCTGGTTCCTCCCCAAAGTCCTCGACGTAAAAACAAAGGATGTGCGCAGCCGCCTCGGGTCCGGCGACGAACTCAAAAGCGTCGATGACACCAGGAAGGTGATTGGCGAGCGCATGACGCCAGCGATGCGCCGCCATGTCGAGGAGTCGCGCGACCAGTTCCGCCGCCGCTCCACCCTTCTCGCCCAGAAAAAAGAAGAGTTGACGCAAGAGCACCGTAAAGCCCGTGCCGATCTAGAAGGACGGCAGGCCGTGCAGTGGGAAAACGAAACCCGCGAGCGTGCCGCAAGGCTGCCGAAGGGGCTGCGCGGCCTCTGGCATCGCATTACCGGACAATATCAGGAAGTCCGGCGCGCCAACGAACTGGAGGCCAAGGACACCACCCTGCGCCACGGTCAGGAGCGTCAGGCCCAGATCGACTCCCAGAGGGAAGAGCGCGCCGCGCTCCAGACTGAATTCAAACAACTCCGAAGCGCCCAGGCCAAGCAGCTCCTAGAGCTGCGTGAAGACATTGGCCGCTTCCTCAAATTCACGCGGGGGCGAGACCAGTCGCGGCTCCTGTCCCGTGATCAATCTCTCGGCCTGCGGCTGGAGCGATAA
- a CDS encoding zincin-like metallopeptidase domain-containing protein has translation MKNDIYTQVTDKIIADLEQGELTWLKPWSTENLNGRIVRPLRHNGLPYNGINVLMLWSAALETGFSSPHWMTFKQAQELGAHVRKGERGNPVVYANTMTKTEEGADGAEEEKTIPFLKTYSVFNAEQIEGLPAHYYAKPEPVIDSAQRTKHAESFFAATGADIRHGGSRAFYSGGSDHVQMPPFECFRSPESYYATLAHELTHWTKHKSRLDREFGRKKWGDEGYAREELVAELGAAFLCADLALTPEAGADHAAYIQSWLKVLKEDKRAVFSAAAHAQRAADYLNGLQPKGIEEGIAA, from the coding sequence ATGAAGAACGACATTTACACCCAAGTCACCGACAAGATCATTGCCGATCTGGAGCAGGGCGAGCTGACCTGGCTCAAGCCGTGGAGCACGGAAAATCTGAATGGACGGATCGTCAGGCCGCTACGGCATAACGGGCTGCCTTATAACGGCATCAATGTGCTGATGCTGTGGAGCGCGGCACTGGAGACGGGGTTTTCTTCCCCGCACTGGATGACGTTCAAGCAGGCTCAGGAGCTTGGCGCCCATGTGCGCAAGGGCGAGCGGGGCAATCCGGTGGTCTATGCCAACACCATGACCAAGACCGAAGAAGGGGCGGATGGTGCAGAGGAAGAAAAGACCATTCCGTTCTTGAAGACCTATAGCGTCTTCAACGCCGAGCAGATCGAGGGGCTACCCGCGCATTACTATGCCAAGCCGGAGCCGGTTATTGATTCAGCCCAGCGGACAAAGCATGCGGAAAGCTTCTTTGCTGCGACCGGTGCGGACATACGGCATGGCGGTAGCCGCGCCTTTTACAGTGGCGGCAGCGACCACGTGCAAATGCCGCCTTTCGAGTGCTTCCGGAGTCCCGAGAGCTACTATGCGACGCTCGCCCATGAGCTCACGCACTGGACGAAACACAAATCGAGGCTCGACCGCGAATTTGGCCGCAAGAAATGGGGCGATGAGGGCTATGCCCGTGAGGAGCTGGTAGCCGAACTCGGGGCGGCTTTTCTGTGTGCCGATCTGGCTTTGACGCCGGAGGCTGGAGCCGATCACGCCGCTTACATCCAGAGCTGGTTGAAAGTGCTGAAAGAAGACAAGCGAGCGGTGTTTTCGGCGGCAGCGCATGCGCAGCGCGCCGCTGACTATCTCAACGGGCTGCAGCCGAAAGGAATAGAAGAGGGGATTGCCGCGTGA
- a CDS encoding TraM recognition domain-containing protein, whose translation MSTALTITHHRIRRGIELGFYRGHPLVYDGTEPVAIDAQAGKGKFTRFLGVNIVSPRTAHLTKIITDPKDAELAWSTWKTLEREGYRVRFINPARLHGYPSESYNFNTRLLEIAARPELRPLVSDAAYDAASFHVPIDPNPAHRWIGQGVRNAFALFNEVTALFPSPRWPCTAGGLWDFFGRTPSEIADDLFVWASDNRMGAQAGMCRQIAGLTESTNQWNAYSSLIIERLRGFQPDTALRAVTDKNTFDPADMKHERTALFIIGTARSDTSRSFVGSMAAAIIERFADAHGPLRALVVGEEWGQLYVSNFHEILTLYRQGGINFLGVFQNAIAQIEARYGREAARIWKKAVAHTLYRGLPDNDTLRDIEHRSGKTSVMVRGFNVNMNQVSGSGDNLSEQSRPLLQAEDIRAATGGEHALLESRDHGYYVVDVPNFWERPETAGLLRDVREKPDKYAWLDRLAKPLTTIGD comes from the coding sequence ATGAGCACAGCCCTCACCATCACCCACCACCGCATAAGGCGCGGGATCGAGCTCGGCTTCTATCGCGGACACCCGCTCGTTTATGATGGCACCGAACCGGTCGCCATCGACGCACAGGCGGGCAAAGGCAAGTTCACGCGCTTTTTGGGCGTGAACATTGTCTCGCCGCGCACCGCTCATCTCACCAAGATCATCACAGATCCGAAAGACGCCGAACTCGCCTGGTCGACATGGAAGACCTTGGAGCGGGAAGGATACCGGGTCCGGTTTATCAATCCGGCCCGCCTCCACGGCTACCCGTCCGAGTCCTACAATTTCAATACCCGGTTGCTGGAGATAGCTGCCAGACCAGAGCTCCGCCCGCTTGTGAGTGACGCAGCCTATGACGCCGCGAGCTTCCACGTGCCGATTGATCCAAACCCGGCGCATCGCTGGATCGGACAGGGCGTGCGCAATGCGTTTGCGCTTTTCAATGAAGTCACCGCCCTCTTCCCCTCGCCGCGCTGGCCTTGCACGGCGGGCGGCCTTTGGGACTTCTTTGGCCGGACGCCCTCCGAGATTGCGGACGACCTATTCGTCTGGGCGTCCGACAATAGAATGGGCGCGCAGGCTGGCATGTGCCGCCAGATTGCCGGTCTGACGGAATCCACCAATCAGTGGAACGCCTATTCCTCCCTGATCATCGAACGCCTGCGCGGTTTTCAGCCGGACACAGCCTTGCGCGCCGTCACCGACAAAAACACCTTCGATCCTGCCGATATGAAACACGAGCGCACGGCTCTGTTCATCATCGGCACGGCGCGGAGCGATACAAGTCGCTCGTTTGTCGGGTCGATGGCTGCGGCGATCATTGAGCGTTTTGCCGACGCGCATGGACCTTTGCGTGCGCTCGTCGTCGGCGAAGAATGGGGTCAGCTCTATGTATCCAACTTCCATGAAATCCTGACGCTGTACCGACAAGGCGGGATCAACTTTCTTGGCGTGTTTCAAAACGCCATTGCGCAGATCGAAGCCAGATACGGGCGCGAAGCCGCCCGCATATGGAAGAAGGCCGTCGCGCACACGCTTTATCGCGGCCTACCGGACAATGACACGCTGCGCGATATCGAGCACCGCTCGGGCAAGACATCGGTCATGGTGCGCGGCTTCAACGTCAATATGAACCAGGTCAGCGGGTCGGGCGACAACCTGTCCGAACAATCCCGCCCGCTCTTGCAAGCCGAAGACATTCGCGCCGCAACGGGTGGCGAACACGCCCTGCTCGAAAGCCGCGACCACGGCTATTACGTGGTCGATGTTCCGAACTTTTGGGAGCGGCCGGAGACTGCTGGTCTCCTACGCGATGTGCGGGAAAAGCCAGACAAATATGCCTGGCTTGATCGGCTGGCAAAGCCCCTCACCACGATAGGAGACTAA